DNA sequence from the Lysinibacillus sp. OF-1 genome:
GATCTTTTCCCTCATATAACATGGACTGTTCATTTTTAATGTCATTTATCATACTAATAAAAATGAATAAAAGTAAACTTGAAATAATCAATACCATAAACTGTACGATACGAATAACACTATTTTTTGTTTTCTGATAAGCCGTTCCAAATATTAATTGTAATTCGAATTCAACCTTTTTCATTATAGTATTATGATTTATTTTATTTTTTTTCTGTTTATATTCTCTTACTACATCTTGTCCAAGTTGAATTATCGTTTGAGTATATTTAGTCTTTTTAGCTTGTTTATAGTAATAACTGTTCTTTATTACTCCTCGTAGCTTCCAACTTGTAAAAAATGTCTTTATAATCCAACAAATAATCAAAATTAGTAAAATAGTTATTATTATTTCTATTATACTTCCATTTACAAAGCTCAAAAGTTGTTTTTGATTTTGCCCATCTAACAATCTATCAAGATTATAAATTAACTTATCACTATAGTAATTTGAAGACAGATACATAACTTCATTTCCAGTTTTATATCGAATGTCTTGAATAAATGGTAAGGCAGTATTCGGATAAAGCATTTTTGGTATATAAGTCACAACAACTATACCAATAAATGTAATTACCGATTTAATAAAACTTGTAAACCAATTCTCGGCTACTTCTTGTTGGGTTTTAAATACTGCAGCAATAATTATTCCACTTATCAAGCCTCCCATATGACCAGCAATAGATATTCCTGGAATAAAGAAAGTCCACACCATATTTGCCCACAACATATTCCATACCCAATTACGTGTGGTTTGATCCATCCATTGATCTTTTTTCAAGTTTAAACCTACATATAACCCCATTAATCCATACGCTGAACCAGATGCCCCACCTACAATTGTATTTACACCCGAGAACATCAAGACAAATAAGCCACCAAATATTCCTGTTATCGAAAAGAAAGCAGTGTATTTTATCGGACCATACACCCTTTCTAAAAAGGGACCTGTAACTAAAATTGCCCCTAGGTTCATTAGTAAATGTATTGGACCGCCTATTTGATGAAATGTATATGTAATAGTACGAATTATTCCTTCAGTTGTCGCATCTGAGGGTATGATTGAACCAAACAGCCTAGCTGTTTCGAAATTTGTTGGTCCATCCCCCCAAATATAACTGGCTATAAATGATAGTAGTAGTAAAAAAACAAATAAAGTTGTAGCAGGTGATCTTTTAATTACATCCTTTAACAGCTCTAAATCAAAAACTCCCATGTATAATACCTCTCACTATATATAATTAAAGATTTCTAATTTACAAATAACCCCAATCATAATATTACTTTAATCTGATTTAAAATTGATTCTATTATTTGGTTTTAATAATATGAATCAGTTTTCATCTAATGACTCTAGCCAATTTTGGATTTTTTTATTTTCTTGTACAAAATCTGACTTCATTACGGATGGTAATTTATTATTTAACAATTCTATGTAAGAATAATTATACTTTTCCATTCCCTTATTAATTACGGTTATGCCAATAAAAGTTAAATCCATGCACAGTATTACAGCTACAATTGGGACAACATAAGATTTTTTTAATTGCACACCTTTATTACGAATAATTAAAAGGAAAATAATTATACCTACGATTGAAAGTACTGTTCCAAGTGAAAACACTATTAAAAAGGTTAATAGTCTAAATCCTCCCTCACTGTTCTTTAAGCTAAATGCTGCAAGCAATCCAAGTATTATTCCAATTGTTCCCTTAATCCCAGCAATCACTGTCAATACGGTCATACTATACCCCCACTTCAAATCTAATACTAAAAATATTTATTAACTTAAATGCAACATATTTTTTGTAATTTTTCCTATCAATAGTTTAATTATACACATAAAAAGTATTAATAGTATACATTATCAACCAATAAGTATTAATAGTATATAGAATAAATAAAACCTTCCTACTAGGGTTATCTTAGGAGGGATCGAATGGATAGTTTAGTGGAATCAGTCGGAATACACATCCGTGTGTTAAGGAAAAGTAAGAAACTTAGTCAAGAAGAGCTTGCTTTTAAAGCTAATGTTCACCCAACATATATTGGTCAAATTGAACGTGGAGAAAAAAACTTAACTATCTCTAGCCTTTATCAAATCACAAATGCATTAGAAATTAATCTTGCAGAGTTCTTTTCAGTTATTGAATCTAATAACAATTCTACTGAAAATTTACCTTATCGCTTGATTATTAAATTACTACAAGATGTAGATATAAGTGAGCAAAGACAGTTATACGAAATACTAAAGCAAATTGTTGAGTGGAAAAAAAACTAAGAAGCCTATGCTTATAGAGCTTCTTTTTAATTGAATGTATAAGCGATTAATAGACAAGCCTTGGGATATAACCAAAAGGGGGATATCTTTTTTATTAGCCAGTAAAGTTTTTGAATCGAATTTTTCTTTCATCTAGAACGTTTTATAAAAAAATTAAAATATATATTATTTCAATGAAAGCACATAAATATCCCATGGGATATTTATGTGCTTATTTTAATTATAGGAGGAAATGCTAATGAAACAATCTGCAAAATGAGTAAATGTTGTTCAAGTCAAATTAGTTCGTTAAAAATCATTTCTTGTTTAAAGGAAGAAATGTACGCAGTCCACAAGCTGCTTATGGAAATAATCAAAGTTTTTCTTTGAAATGATGATTGCGAAAAAAACCTATCTCTATTAAGGACGTGAAAGCCGTTATGTTACCGTTTGAAATCTCACCAGCAAAAAAAATTTTATTAAATTCCCTTTCTCAAAACTGGCAAAAAGCAATTTTAGACACTGCTCCTATTCAACAGATAATTGATCGTACTTTCGAAGAATTAAAGCATACTATGCCTGTTTATTTAGATAATATGATACATTTTTCGGAAATAGAGAAAGACTATGTTAGTAGCAATCTAGGAAAAGGAGATTTGCCACTCAATAAAATACACTTTACTGAAGTGAAGGATAATTCTGTTCTTTTACTAATGTCACGTAAAATGAAAGACATCGAAACTTTACGAGTGGGAATTTATAATGATGATTCTACCGTAATGAAATTAAATCAAAACATATTAAAAATGAAAGTGAGAGCTGACTTTTTCGATGCGATTGGCTTTGAAAAATATATGAGTAGTGAATTGATTTTTTCAAAATATATTGCTTACTACTTCCTTTCAACAGCTGGTAAACAACAACTCTCGACTTGTCTTCAATCAGAAACTGATGTTATGAAATCACTAAAAATTAGTAAACTTAAGCAGCTTGAAATCCCAGTATCCCTATACGTTCCTTATGTCGTAGAAAAAATAGAAGAACAAATTTACTTTAGTAACGCGGACCATTACTTTAACCAATTGGACAACTCTAAGTCTATGTTTGAAGCTTTTGAAGCGATTTTGACAGATGTATCTACTAATTATGTTACTCAATTTAAAGCAGATAAAAAGCTATTCACCGCTCGTGAATTTGCCCTTTTATTAGCAAGATACATTGTAAATTCACCACATTATACCGATTTAGACGTTTCTGTTGTTCTAGAAAGCTTTGTTCACTATAGCAGATTTGTAAAATTACATGATAGTGAATGGGAAGATGAACCTATTGAATTTTATGGTCCACATCATGAAATCGAAGGTGACATTATTATTGTCATTAAACATTTTGAACAGAACTGGGGTATACCCGGGAATGCAAAAGTTATTTTTATTGAGGAGAGATAATTGTGGGATTTTTTGAAGATCTAAATAATTGTTTTGAATGCATATCCGCGGCAAATAAAGAACTAGTGAGTGATGTGAAGGAGCTTGCAGCTAAAACAAAACGTGACATCATTTCAGATTGGAAAAGAGAAGTCCCTGTTTTCGGTAATTCGATAGAGAAAGTTGATCGTGCTATAACTACTTTTAGAAATGCAAAAGAACATTTTCCTGACCCTTCGATAGGACCATTTAATCCCGATTTACAATTGAAAAAGATCATGAAAAAGTTGGTACAGGATAACAAACTAGAAAAAGATAGTAAAATAAAACGTGCGCAGCATTTAAAAGTAAACCGATTTGGATATTCCCATCACGCTTTATCAATAGATGGATGTGAGGTCATCCATTATCAAGACTTTATCGTAAAAACAGAGTCTATTGTGAGTTTTGCTAAAGGAGCTGACATTCACATATTAGATACACCTCGCCTTTTTACAAAAGACCAAGTAATTGCCCGCGCTTATTCAAAATTAGGCGAAAGAAAGTATAACTTGATCTTTAACAACTGCGAGCATTTTGTAAGATGGGTATTGAATGGTGAAGAATAAATAAACATGCATACCCGATATTAAACTATGTAAAAATTTATACAGCAAAGGACTCGAATTTAATTAAATACTCGAGTCCTTTCTATGTAAGCTTCAAATATTCCCACCTGCCATTTATAAATAACCCATGAGATAATCTCCTTACATACTACATGTGGATTTTTTTTATGGAAAAACACCTATAAAAAAAAGAATGGGGAGCCTATATTCAAGACTATAAAAACAGTGGATTAAGAGTATATTCCTATAGTATCTATATCAGAGAATGGCCTATATGCCATTAACATTGAAGACTTGGAAGTAATATTTTTCTTGTTGAATAATTGCTATTTACAATTAGAAAATAAGGGCTCGTTTAATCTTACTTATGCCCTGCATCATGCAATGAAACAGAGGCACCTATTGAAAAATGGAGATTGATAAGAAAAGCTAAACTAGGGTAAGAATGAGTTGTGGTTAATTTACTTTAGTAGTTTAACCTAGCAACAAAATCATCCAGTCACCAGAATGATTTTGTTACTTCTAATAAATTGATACAACCTTAATCCTACTTTTTAAAAATGGATACGGAGTAATAATTTTCATAATTATTATAAAATTAGTATAATGGATTTATAGACTAATAGATGGGGGAAATAATATTGCCAAATAATGCAGAAGTGTCTGAACAACTAAAATTATGGAAAGAAACAGCATTAAAGCTGTTTGATAATTCAGCTGATAGTGTGAGTATTACCAATATAAACCAAATTATCAGTACATTAAATACAATTGGGACTAGTAAAGCCTCAAATCATATGTTTATGCCTTCTGGCGGAGGTTTGGATTTAATAGGTGCACGTCCATCCTTTGAGAAGGGATTAGTAGAATTAAATTTAGATGGTACTGCTAAAATCGTTAATCCAGAATCTCTTACCTTCCATCCAATAGGCGATGATCCTCAGTGGTGGTATTATCGTTTAAATACTACGCCATTTCCACATAGCGGGGTATATGAGGGGATTTCTTTTGAGGACGATGATGAATTAAAGTTTTTAGGTGAAGAATTACTTGAAGTTGAACAAGGAAACTATAAAGAGAGATTTTACTGGGATGAAAATCACTTAGGTCACGACGAAAATGGCCGTGAAATTCCCCTTCCGGATACTGCCCGAATTGTAATACGGGCAAACAACGGCGGTGATTATGTAATTTTCCCGAAATTCTCAGCCTATAATCATAATCCGAGAACTTATGATGCTCGACATAATAAAATGAATGGAGATACTTTTGAACAATATATAAAAAATATTGTTCAAGAATTAATAATGAAAGATTAATAAACGAGGCGTTAATCCAATTAAAGGATTAACGCTTTATTTATGTAAATTTCAGTTTAACGTAATGCTAATGCACATATTCAACAGTGTGTGATTGCAGGTCAAATGAAGATGTGTTGCTTGTGTTTTCAGCATTCTTTGTATCGGCACTTAAGAGGGAAGTTTATATTCTTCAAATAAATACTTTCATCTTCTTTATTTCCCCAAAAAGGAATTTATTTAATTTTTTTAACTAAATAACGTATTATTAAAAATTTTGATTATATATTATTCTCTTGAATAATTATTATTCTACTTTATATAAATTGGAGGAAATCAAAATGAACCAAGCAATTGATTTTACACCTAATATTAGATCGGCTAAACGTGTACAAATCGTCCAAGTGAAACTAGTTCGTGAAAAATCATTACTTTACAAAGAGAGAAAAATTCGTTCCCCACATGATGCCTACACACTAATGAAGGAATTTATTGGTGATGCTGATCGTGAACATTTTGTAGTTTTATGTTTAGACACTAAAAATCAACCGACATGTATTCAAGTTGTTCACATCGGCAGCTTGAATGCTAGTATTGTTCATCCACGCGAGGTGTTGAAATCTGCATTACTTAGCAATTCTGC
Encoded proteins:
- a CDS encoding rhomboid family intramembrane serine protease, producing the protein MGVFDLELLKDVIKRSPATTLFVFLLLLSFIASYIWGDGPTNFETARLFGSIIPSDATTEGIIRTITYTFHQIGGPIHLLMNLGAILVTGPFLERVYGPIKYTAFFSITGIFGGLFVLMFSGVNTIVGGASGSAYGLMGLYVGLNLKKDQWMDQTTRNWVWNMLWANMVWTFFIPGISIAGHMGGLISGIIIAAVFKTQQEVAENWFTSFIKSVITFIGIVVVTYIPKMLYPNTALPFIQDIRYKTGNEVMYLSSNYYSDKLIYNLDRLLDGQNQKQLLSFVNGSIIEIIITILLILIICWIIKTFFTSWKLRGVIKNSYYYKQAKKTKYTQTIIQLGQDVVREYKQKKNKINHNTIMKKVEFELQLIFGTAYQKTKNSVIRIVQFMVLIISSLLLFIFISMINDIKNEQSMLYEGKDQTISDKINHATEKQNKKDNTKVQSNLKKITTLYNNDEPELSGLNSDYFIPNDMGDFMLVEYPNTSVYAIFSDNSFTDLNIEVRARSIFISGYYNGEIIPGRGSYLEFILIPEFDNLFSVHQILYDGEIFENQKDIYSIIEYITTPLSY
- a CDS encoding helix-turn-helix domain-containing protein, whose amino-acid sequence is MDSLVESVGIHIRVLRKSKKLSQEELAFKANVHPTYIGQIERGEKNLTISSLYQITNALEINLAEFFSVIESNNNSTENLPYRLIIKLLQDVDISEQRQLYEILKQIVEWKKN
- a CDS encoding lecithin retinol acyltransferase family protein is translated as MGFFEDLNNCFECISAANKELVSDVKELAAKTKRDIISDWKREVPVFGNSIEKVDRAITTFRNAKEHFPDPSIGPFNPDLQLKKIMKKLVQDNKLEKDSKIKRAQHLKVNRFGYSHHALSIDGCEVIHYQDFIVKTESIVSFAKGADIHILDTPRLFTKDQVIARAYSKLGERKYNLIFNNCEHFVRWVLNGEE
- a CDS encoding serine/threonine protein kinase; amino-acid sequence: MPNNAEVSEQLKLWKETALKLFDNSADSVSITNINQIISTLNTIGTSKASNHMFMPSGGGLDLIGARPSFEKGLVELNLDGTAKIVNPESLTFHPIGDDPQWWYYRLNTTPFPHSGVYEGISFEDDDELKFLGEELLEVEQGNYKERFYWDENHLGHDENGREIPLPDTARIVIRANNGGDYVIFPKFSAYNHNPRTYDARHNKMNGDTFEQYIKNIVQELIMKD
- a CDS encoding JAB domain-containing protein, with translation MNQAIDFTPNIRSAKRVQIVQVKLVREKSLLYKERKIRSPHDAYTLMKEFIGDADREHFVVLCLDTKNQPTCIQVVHIGSLNASIVHPREVLKSALLSNSASIIVGHNHPSDIATPSPEDIEVTERLKDAGKILGIDLLDHLIICTDSFTSLKEKGYV